agaggtggggctgtacaatctaatgaggtggtcgagggtgaaaggcagcCCCTCGACTCTATTCACAAAAAaacggatcagaataacgatccgccaaaaagaaggatggatttggcctagagttatttggtattggcagcaaaaatcgatgacaacaggatcgagggggcccaacgtgaaagggtaagtatacacactttaAAACCTTTTCACATaagtagtaatatcttcttcgggagccaggattatcacttctttgttctcccggTTACAATCTTTCCTTAACTGCTCGAGGTATCCCTtagttatcgagcacatatacctcgatactggttcACATAGGAACAGGAACCGGCGATGCTTTATCGATcttaaaatcagaagtaagaacacacACCCCCCCGGGGAATGCACTCCTCCGGttgtggctccaccggtgttttgtcgccggCAGGCCACGAAGAAGAAACactttctttttggggaacggttTTCGACGTTTTCATCATTTGGATTTAAAGATTGAAAATAGAAAGAGATGACaaagatttgggtttttaaagggagattttgcagtgaaaatcacaAATTTACAGACGAACTCAGAAGATGCGAGAAAggacttagaaaatttggaaattggagatgtaaaagtgataaatggtaaaaataggggctatttatagattgggcaatgacggttcaatatcagcagtggtcgaccatcgtctgacacacatttaatAGCTTGGTAAACTGAActgacgggacaactatcacgtacgtcatggtcgagCTCGATGCAAACGTTAGTGTATATCTGATAGTGCCAttggaaaatcatgtcgtttctcgccacatccttcccgagaaacgaggggactatctgtatacggtcaaaactaaTTTCGACCTTCGTACGACTGGTCAAGATGGGAATATAATGGaccgaagagcgtcttcataatattGAGATGAGATCCGAAGCAGGTTACCGAGTTTCGagtttcagggaccgatcaaataccgagcttgaagtcattatcgagctcgagtccaaatcgaactatgatgcgaagcgacgttatcgagcttaagatccaaagaccgaccaacactgagcccgagtcaataccgggccccgagtcaaAATTGAGCTCGAGTCAATAACGAGCTCTAAATTTGGAGATCGATCGATatcaagtccgatcaagatcgagctaagggacaagagccgttacagccgcactaagggagagaatctcggcgggaattagggaaaaactaatcAATCATGGGttttccactatgtatttttaattatatccaaaataggaTCCCTCAactataagagggatgactattatttctgtaggggaGCCAACTATTAAGACATTGATACACCATAACTCAGATACTGTGGAGACACTCCCATATTGAGAGATTATCCTTTTTGAGCTTTATATATTGAGTCATCTTGCTTATCCATAAATCATCCTCCATTCAACTCtatttgtatttcattctttttagtcaatattcgatattccAACTTACTTTTACGATTTGTGCtaagttataccacgtacccttagaactacgtacaaattcaactctatccatttttcgggtaaacaatacgAAAACGTTATATACACTTTTCAATACTTCTTTATATTAAACGGGTGTTGTAACTTCAAATTTACCCTATGAAATTTTGTAGAGAGCAAGTttcattttttattattaatttataataTTTGTGGTTTTGTTGTCTTTTTATCCATTTATGCATGGAGTCTGTTCTGTAACAATTTTCAGCGGTACTTTCTCTTGAcatctttatatttttttaatgaaTGAATAATGCACTGCACACAATCCGTTAGTGACATAAGGGAGCAAGAAATCTTAGGTTCTCTTGTTAGACAAGATTAAAGTTTGAGTGATCTGTTGTAGATCTCATGCGTGCAAGTTGACACATAACAACGATACTATTTAGGGTTTTATTTGCAATTGATTCCTTTTAGTGCAGAATATTATTGTGTTTTCCTTACCCAATCTTCCAACTAAATGTGATGCCTTTTTGCTCTTAAGTAGTATAAAATTCTTTTTTACAAAAATATAGGAGCTTTGTTATGAATATTGTAAATGTACATTTGCATTCCTTATTCCGATAGAAATATTCATAATGGCCATAATTCTACTACGTATGATCTCCATACGCCATAATGGGGATTGCTCTTCTCCAGAGTTCGCCAATGTATATGCCTATAACTAGAGGCATTGCATTTCATGTTCCTATCCACTTGTATAAATGGATTTACTAAATTTACTTGCCGTCGAAAATTAGTTAAATAAATAtactaataatttttttaataagttCCGACAGCAAGTCGTAAAATTATTTTGGAAGTCGATAGCCATAGTCCAAACTTAATGATTTTATTACTCCATTATTCTCTAACTAATTACACTGAATTTAAGGATTAATAATTGCCGTATGGTCATCAATTTGCGCATTTAAATGGTTTCAAAAAATTTCTAACAGAAAAGGAGACAAAAATGAGAATTAGTAATACAATATAGTAAGCACGATGGTTTTACTCAAACTTATGTTTACACAATTACATAATCTCACATGTACTGTCGTTTTCTCAAATAAGTAGGTAGTTTCTCTCAAAAAGAGTAAGAATTGTTTTTAATGTTCTTTATTCTAACAACTATCTTTGCTATGTTTGATGAATGGTTATTATTAGATTAGACTAACCCCACAGGGTAGCACTACTTCTCAAGAAAAAAACAAATATAGAAAAATTTAACAAACTCTTCGTCAATTCATGAGGAACTACGGGGTCTATGTCCACACGTAGAATGAGACAATTAGTAGGTTAAAAAGCtctataaattaatttctcaCATCAACTCACTAATCAAAGTAAAGTACTCCAAGTAATTATTTTTAGCGTGTGAAAAATGATTCGAAAAAATGGTGTTGTGCCATTCCTAGTTGCACTTTTTGTCCTAGTTTGTACTGCTGAGGGTCGTAACTTGCTGGAGAGTATTGTTGAAGATGATAATCCGACTGGAACTAAATGGGCTGTGTTGGTAGCTGGATCAAATGAGTGGGATAATTACAGACACCAGGTCATATTTACAATTCTTTTCCttagaaatttaatattttgTTACTCCATTAATCTCATTAACAATTAGTACATGACGCCTAATGACTTTCAAATTAATTTCTTATTTCAGGCGGATGTATGCCATGCATATCAACTACTGAAGAAAGGAGGTCTAAAAGATGAAAACATCATCGTATTCATGTACGACGATATTGCTTATAATAAAAACAACCCCAGACCTGGAATTATCATCAATAGCCCCCACGGCCATGATGTTTATAAAGGAGTACCCAAGGTACGTACTCTTTTTGCGTGTGTGTAATATTTGTCAAGATATTATTACTTATATCTaatgtttctttatatttttttcatttttatttttgcttgTGAGATAGGATTACACAGGAAAAGATTGTAATGCTGACAATTTTTTCGCTGTTATCCTTGGAAATAAGAGTGCTCTCACTGGGGGCAGTGGGAAGGTTGTGGAAAATGGTCCAAATGATTATATCTTTATCTACTACGCTGATCATGGTGCTCCTGGCCTTATTGGTTTGTCTTACGATGCTTCAGTTTCATTCACCTTTAGTTACCATTATATATTTCTTAAGAACTTAAATAATACTGATTAATTATGATATATACGTATATGAATACTTTTCATTCATTTGTTATATATATCCTTAGGTATGCCTAGTGGAGATGTTGTCTATGCCGACGATCTGAACAGAGTCCTGATTAAAAAACACACTTTTGGAACATATTCAAAATTGGTAACATCCTGGCCCTGTTTCATATATTCATATCTATGCAATTGAGTTATTTATATAAGGTAATTATACGTAATCTCTACAACAAGCATGTAATGGTAACCTGGTAAAAACGAAACTAAGCTAGATCTCACATGTATATAACTTTGTGTTCGTGATTATTAAGTGGATGGGGATGTTTAATTAGGTATTTTACATGGAAGCTTGTGAATCTGGAAGTATGTTTGATGGTTTACTCCCGAAAGGTTTAAACATATACGTAACAGCAGCATCAAAGCCTGATGAGAGCAGTTGGGCTACCTACTGTATTCGTTTAGGTGATGAAGATCAATGCTTAGGAGACTTGTACAGTGTTTCTTGGTTGGAGGATAGGTATGTTAATTAGCTTGTTCTTAATTATTTCAATATAATTCTACCACTTTTGCGAAAAATGGAAACACATAGGAGTGCCATATTAGACTATGAAATGTATAATCTTCATCATATGCTTAAGTCTGGTGAAAATGTGAAACTTCCAATATTCTCACCATGGCTATAGACTTTCTAAATTTTTAAGTTTTATTTCAACAAAGCATTAATTGATGTATGTAAATTGAATAAGTAAAAAAAGGTGCATTGAATAGGCATGAGGAAATTCTATTAATAACCAAGAGAAAAAAGGGAATGGCACAACCAAAATGTGTTATACTTATTAATTATTGTTCCCCGAAAAAAGCTCGAATAATTGACTCCTAGTTTTTGATTTCTTCAATCCGAATAAAGAGATATCTCAAGGTCTATTATTGGGACCAAGGTTGCAAGTTTACAAGAATTCCAAAAATATATGGTTATGAAATTTAAATGATGGCTTTTCAAGCATCCTTCTTAATGTTTGTGAAACTAATTAACTGCACTTGTTCTACTAATGACCAGTGATTTGCACGATCGGCAAGTTGAAACTTTGGAGAAGCAGTATCAGCTGGTAAGATAAACAACATTGTATTCTATGCGTATATATAAACGTTTTATTTAAGCAATGTAGTAATAATAGATGAACAGaatttccaaataaaatattaccACTATCAATTATTACATCATTCAAAAATATTGTCACATTTCATTTTGCAAAGATTCAAATATCATATAGTAGTTGTCAATTAATTCTTTTAAATTATAAATGTTTTCTTCATTGACTAGTTTCACGACAACTTTCCTAATAAACCTCGTTGGATGGTTTTTATCATTCTCAGGTTCGTAAGAGAACTCTAAACAATGGTACAGAAGAAGGCTCCCATGTCATGCAATATGGTGATTTACATATtagtgaggatcctcttttcagATATATGGGTTCTAATTCTGCAAAAAATAGTTATAATACTTCTAACAACGACGAGTCATGGCTACCCTCAAGGACTGTTAACCAGCGCGATGTTCATCTCATGCATTTATGGTCTAAGGTATATTTCTGCACGAGTTTATATAACTTTCTATATACTATAGTGGAGAAgaattatttttgtaaaataaaTATCCATAGAAAATGAGATTAGTAAGCTGAAGAAAAATAGGACAGG
The DNA window shown above is from Nicotiana tomentosiformis chromosome 8, ASM39032v3, whole genome shotgun sequence and carries:
- the LOC104113214 gene encoding vacuolar-processing enzyme gamma-isozyme-like, with translation MIRKNGVVPFLVALFVLVCTAEGRNLLESIVEDDNPTGTKWAVLVAGSNEWDNYRHQADVCHAYQLLKKGGLKDENIIVFMYDDIAYNKNNPRPGIIINSPHGHDVYKGVPKDYTGKDCNADNFFAVILGNKSALTGGSGKVVENGPNDYIFIYYADHGAPGLIGMPSGDVVYADDLNRVLIKKHTFGTYSKLVFYMEACESGSMFDGLLPKGLNIYVTAASKPDESSWATYCIRLGDEDQCLGDLYSVSWLEDSDLHDRQVETLEKQYQLVRKRTLNNGTEEGSHVMQYGDLHISEDPLFRYMGSNSAKNSYNTSNNDESWLPSRTVNQRDVHLMHLWSKFRSAPEGSARKAEAHRQLSEALSQREDVDNSVRHIGEVLFGVEKSHKLLNTVRPAGQPLVDDWDCLKSFVKIFESQCGTLTPYGRKHVRGFANLCNAGIRREQMAAAAKQACPP